Sequence from the Mixophyes fleayi isolate aMixFle1 chromosome 4, aMixFle1.hap1, whole genome shotgun sequence genome:
TCTGTTTTATTCATCAGTGTGACGGTTTGTACATTTAAAGGGAATGtatgaaaaatttaaaatgtgagttaaatttgtatttttattatcttatatttataaaagtgccacaaaaggtccacagtgctgtacatgacatttacagtattacataataaacagacagcaatgataaataaaacaatacataataaacaaaataatacaaagaccagacaccTACTGTTTAACAAATAACACACAAATAACTTGATAACGGATAacaagaggtaaatgtatcaagctgccatTTGCATTTTTCCGCAATTTTTTTTGACAGCTGCAGATACAGAAGAGCCCCAGGCAAAACTTTGCAGTTCCCGGGGATTCACTATGGGGCAGGAGCAGATGAGTTCAAATTAAACAATTTAACCTGGAATACAGCATTAAGAGCGGTTTTGTATGGATAACATTTGTACCCAAAAAGTAAACGCTTTTGACTAAGTTGCAGTTTTGCccagatttaaatattttatcacaCTTTTACTGTGCCCATATACTCAACACATTGTCAGAGAGCTCCATGGTCCCAATCTGATTTTCCTTTATACTGGTGGGTATGTGTCCACTGATACTGtgtctaaaaaaaacatatatagaaaGTAACAAAAAACTATAAGTTTCTTAGATATAAATGATCAGCCTGCTGCCTCTGGAACAGTGGACACCCTAGGCCAGGACCTGGTTGGGTGACTTCCCTCTGCATGCCCCTACTGTGCTGAACCTATACATGAATGTCATAACTCTATAACTTTATATAGATCTCATAATGCCTCTTTCCCTGAAGATATTCTAAACCTCCCCCttatcaatatatatacataaagttAATGAATTACTATTAAGTGAATACTTACATATACACCATAATGACCAATCATTACAATATTTAGTATACATGGTCTAATTGAATTAAAGAAACGGTTttcattttggattttttttgagaGACATTTGTTAATTGGATTATTGAATTACTTAATGCAGGTTTGACAGACATTTCTTCATCTCTGTCCAaaagaaaataaaccaaaacaaatcAATTTTTTATAGCAAAGGTgccgaatcagtggcgctatataaataaatggtgatgatgatgatgatgaagtcataTTCAAAATCTTATGTCATTTTTGACTGTGGAGGATCTCATATTTTTGAGAAGTCCTTTTCAACTGACCTagataaaacaacaataaattaCAGTGTGCACTACTTAGCTGTGTTCCACATACAGAATATCACAGCCTGTGTGTACTAATTTGATTTAGCCAGTAACTCATGGAAAGATCGCGTAATTCTCCCCCAATAATGACTCGTATGATCTTCTCCTCTCTGAAAGCGTCTATAGTAGGTGAAACTTCTTCCCAGGTAAGCCTTTGATGTAAGCTATTGTCATAGTAAGGCCGTTGATTATgatgttcaaaatgtgtaaattCCAATACTAAGCCTAAAGCTGGTGCTATAGGAATTTTGACCTTGTCTTTTTGCACAGACTGAGGAAGACAATCAGCTGAAACAACTCCTTGTGCCAATGCTATGATAAGACCAACCATTTTACGGATCTGGTGCAGCATGAAGCTCTGTCCTTTGATTAGTATGCGTGCAAATTCCACATCATGGCGGACAAATGGCTCAGAGcaaaaaatgtcaaaaatatgTCTGTGTGCACTTTTATCATCAGCCAATTTTCCTTTTGTAAAGTTGTGGAAATTGTGTGTCCCCTTATAGAAGGAAAGAAGTCTGATGATGTGGTGGAAGTCTTCTCGGGGCAAACGGAAGCTGGTGTCAGGAGTAGAACCAGCGTATCTTGAGAGTGCAAACGTGGGCAATGTGTATGAATAGGTGCGTGCATCACACATCTTATTGCAAATGAATCTCTTTGGCACTCGTTTTATGCCTGAATAAGAAACAGAAAAGGGAATTTAGAAGACAAACAGGCATTGGACCTAATCTCAttattgatattttgttttttatacaatttATGTTACTATTATTTACCTGTGTATATTCCATTCTGCCGTttttcctactgctttgattgtaaaactatcgaattccattcacttacattcccattacattttccataccgttaCTTCTAAATATTCATaccaccatttctaaatttccacttcgaccactgagtgtATGGCTATGGATTGGGGCAATAGCCTCAAACAGTTGTGATGGGTCTCCATTTCTCCTTCCCTCTTCCAGAATAAGTAACCCATTTGCCCTCCAAATCCTAGTCAACCCCCCTGATTTTTCCATTTTCATTGTTATTGGTGTAACTGTGTTATGGGAAAactcaaaataatttaaataaaaaataaaataatattcaatCATATAAAACGGTTACCTCCTAAGAAAACAAGGACAATGTTTTCTGTTTGATCtctataaagtaaaataaatagttcATATTGGCAGCAGAGATAATACAGCATTCAAGTGTTCCATTGGTCAATCGTTGCATGTTACAGGTTTATCCTCCAGCTTCCTCCAAACCACTTTGGAAAATCAAAACTGCACTCAATACTTGATGCAGTTAAAATGGCTTTATTGTAGATGGTATTGtaaaagcaagttcatcaatgTTTCACATGACAACTGCTTCTTTATAAAACATATCAGCCCAAAAGGCATACTCATAATAAGGCCATTTGAATTTCAACACATATTGAGCAATAATATGATTTTGGAAAATAATattacattgtaataaataacagACTTCAGTATTTGGTGATGCTGATATGATTTTTATGTACCTAATACACGGATTTCTGGTGGAAGGTAGGAGTTGATTTTCTCCATAGGATTTGTGCATGTTTCAAACAGATTTAGAGAGACAACTTGAGCCAAAGCAGAAACtcccttgcaaaaaaaaaaagaaaaagatagttGGGTTAATGACTTCTTCTTCAAATGAAAAaccacatataataaaatatctgGGTGTGCAGTGGTATAGCTTCTAAGTAATTATACTTGCATTATGGAAGAGATATTTGCAGTGTGGACACAACATATACCGATTGATTTAAAGgattgttaaatataattattttaacagaCCACTAAATCTTAGAATTGAAATATTCTGGTATGAACCATGAATTTGAAATGCAGTGTTCCactgcaactctgctagaaaaataaatattgcctCCATAAAACATTACTGACAGGTGAAACGCCTCCCACATTTAGCACAGTGTTCTAGTATAATCTTTGTGTGATGTTTTCGGTGTAGAATGCACATGACTGGTGTTAAATTGGCCATACAAGGAGTAATCTCTCCATGTGTGGGACACAGAACCAGACAGCTAGTGGAGCCTGAAGAGAAAAAATAAACCTGTGCTTgtttaatcccatattatataggATTAACCGAGCACAGGTTCACTTCTTCTCTGattatgtttcaaaatattgccttgtgttgtcttagcagctgtctatGAGGCCTAtataaggctcatttgggtgtggctcacaagccagcccttgttagatgtaagcccctatacctggacagttagtgcatctgattttaatagcattttaatggtgtttgatgCATATAGTcagtaggacctgcatataatgaccCTGGGATGCATGCTAATTATCCTactaatattttgatcaaaatatgaatcaATACTTCATGTTTTCATTCTGCTAGCGACACACACATATCCAGTGTAAAGGACaaacgctgacaacaactgtctttttattaagataataataataacctgctGAGTGACCAGATTCAATCTGACCTCTGTGGTCTTCGCTCCACTTCTGGATGAAGACCCCACTCTTACACCGAGCCAAGTGGATGAAACAAGCCTGCCTAAGTAGCAGTGAGGAGAGCAGAGCTGAACCTCTGGAGCCCAGGCAAGTAGAAAGGTGTATTTTATAGTTTAGGGAACTCCacccaaagtaaataaatattcctATACTTTAGCAGGATAAAAAGATTTTTATAACTAAATGTGTGTAATATTTGAGGTGGTGATTCTTTCTCACTgtaatgttattattatcttGTACTTGTATAGGTTCAATATATTACAAAGCGTTCTACTATTAGGAAATTTTACTTAGTCACATTAGTCCTTGCTGCAGTAGCGCTTACTAGCTAATTACCCCTCTAAAGAtacacagatgcacacacacactagggtcgaTTTAGTCTGAACATATTTGAGTGAGTATTTGCAGATAAACCATATGTTCTATATAATAAGATCTACATATTTGACATAAAATGTAAGACTAAATAAACCCACTATATTTATATGGCtatattttctttcctttctcaCTACCTTGTCTGTGCGAGCACAACGCTGGAATTGCAGTAACTGTAAATCGGAAGAATACGTCTCAGGAATACATTGAGCTTGTACGAGGGCAGAAATGAGTTCTCCTTCAATAGTCGGTAAACCGGATTTCGTTAACTGTATGGAATGGAATCAACACTATTAGTCTGCAGAACTTCACACATTCAAGAAGGAAACAATATATATGGCACAATATGCTTTAACAAATAAGATGTTTAAGTCTGATCTAATGTTTAGTAACATAATCGCTGACAATCACAATACAAGTTTCAATATACCAAGAATTAATCACTTATTAAATTACGAAACGCAAGTTGTCATAAAAAAAACTTGCTATTTACAACTAGTTTGCCCACTAACAAGATCAGTTTCTTGACATTTTTTGTTATGGTTTATCAtagtaaattaaaacaaatgattgattagTAAGACTGCTTCATATGGAATCCCCCACAGTTTGCATGATGATAGTCTTAGGTTTGCTTACTCATGTCCCctgttttttccaaaaacattATTAACTCCACTATATTGAAAAATAGCAGAACAAATAATCCTTTAGCCCAGTGGaccccaaactttctcagttcgagacacccttagggtctccataattttttcaaggcacccctaagccaaaacagttaccaagtagtcacctgctttgcttaccaccggccctggctgcagcacccctgtgagatcgccgtggcaccaagtttgggaaccactacttTAGTCTGATGCTTGAGACTGGGGGCTTTATGGTTAAGGGTTTTATTTCTAGAATTTTGATCACCATTCCTAGCAGGGAATTCAATAAACCTCGGAACCTCGCATAATGTGCTCCTTCGAAGACTTCTGGTTATTACAGTAGAAGAATCTCTGCTCACTTTTACCTCTCTGAGGTGAGAggtaaaatgagcggagattccaacCAGAACATGCCTGCGAGGCTCTGTCGGTACTTTGCTCCAAACTGAATTCCTCCCTTAAAGTCTAAGGGGTAAagttatcaaactgcgggtttgaaaaagtagagatgttgcctatagaaaccaataagattcttgctgtcattttgtagaatgtactaaataaatgataactagaatctgattggttgctataggcaacatctccactttttcaaacccgcagcttgatacatttaaccccaagaCGTTTTAAAACTACTTCTTTCCTGAGTATTCCCTTCCTCGTTACACCTTGCAGTAGCTGTAAGTGAAGGTGCTCACTGATCACACCTTTTTCTGAGTGTATGAAATTATCACCGTCCAGCAgcatttgtgttctttttttcgtTTCCGGAAACAAGGACTACAATACTTTTAATTGATTTGCAAATGTCTTTATATATGAATGAAAAACCATTTGGAAAGagcacatttattttaaacaaataaactaaTAGCTAGATTTGATCAATGTTTTCCTTGTTTAACAGTAAAGGACACCTACCTGTAAGATCAACAAACTCCTTCCATGGAGTAAATTGGAATAGACTGTTAGAAGCATGACGGAAGCACTATAAAATGAGTCAGAGGTCTTTCCAACTAACTGATAGTGATTCTGGAAACGTCAATTCTGTTGCCCAAGTCACGTGTGTTATAAATACACGGTTGTGGGTGAACTAAAATAACGAACGCAATGTTCTGCAGTAGAAACTATATAAATTGAAAACACTTACCTGCATACCATGATATCCACTACCACAGTAAGCCATCAACATGGCAAACTTCTTTAGAATTGTATGGGTATTCTCTGACACATCTTTAGGATCACTTGTGGCTTCTTTACATAAACCTTGATcaaatgtcttctctttatttactACGCTCTAAAGGGAATAAAGACAACACAAGTGATCATAACAACTGATTCATAAACAGACTGCTAAGATGAGGTAGTGGGTTAGAAAAGTGGCTGCAACATTTGCCACCATCGAATGTTTTTTATTAGTGGGTGAAAAAAAGCTGTTCTGACAGCTAAGAGAAAGCAAGTCAATTCAACCTGCACagatatacttaaaatatatgtaagatatgtaaacaatattgtttttgctttattttcatttaattaccATTGTTTAAAACCACAAAACATAAGTCTAACACACAAATTGCCATATATAAAAGAAGCTATAACATGCAAtcacatattattaatattaacaacattcagaaatatatatgtatgtaaaagttcccataccTTGACAGAACTAGATATTTCTCATTGTACTTTCATTTGCTAAGCAGCTAAGTGCAAGCTACTGTTCCTTCTTATCAGTCATTTCTGTCTAGGGATAGGCTGACTGCAATTACTGACAGGAAAAGATCTCCCCCCACAATCACAACTTTATCTCAGATCTTGTCTGATAAGCTGCAGCAgcttctacatatatatttatgaatgttcTTCATAGCAATTTTATATAATTCTAGTGGTATTTTATGTGTAATGGCCCTTTAAAATAGGTTGAAAAGTAACTCCGTACCTGGCATGGAAATCCAACTGTCATACTTATGGAGCGAAGAACATTTTTCTGACTGATACTCCTTGAGTAAGTACCCACAAGTGTAATATTCCTCATTTTCTCcctgataaaacataaaaaatatggaaaatcATTGCATTATTTTCAATGTTTACACAGTTTGTTAGAGATGGCTATCCTCAAAAGTCATTCATTTGTATAGTGCATTTAGAGAAAGAATATGCAGTTTTATCTTATTAGCTATAACGCTCCTTGTCCTCTTCCTTTCTGAACCAGAACCTTCTTGGTCACTGCCACCTTACCTAAAATTCTCAATACTCTAGAGACAAACATAAATTGTGCTGCAGTTTTTATAGCTGCCAGACAAGTATGCATTTACCATATAGGTCACTATGTACATGTCTAGGACAGCATAGAAATGACTTAATgttcactttatttttctttctttttgtgatACTCTGGGGTctatttctcaaaaaaaaaaaatcttctattggacaatttaacaaaaaaaatgatgCAATGCTCAGCACCCCAGTAACATTGGCCAGCATCTGTTATACCCCCATTCACACCGCCTATAAAACCTGGTGTTTTTGCCGAGGCGAGCTCCGACGACTCGGGTCGTGGCTCAGTGTGAAAGGAAGTCAGTGCACAATCCCGGGACTGGTGACCCGGTGATTAGACCTaggacttttgcagggttattcctgtGTCAGTCCTGGGTCGCCTACAGTGTGAATGAtgcgacccgggtttttcaacccaggtctcacATAAAGAAGCTGATTGGGGGGATTAGGGACGATGACATCATTTCAATGCTGCAGACAAGAAAGATCGGCGAAAGCATGGCACACTGGCTAGAGGAAAAAGTGCGTGAGCTGCTGGTCATAACAGGAGAGGAAATCAAAGCACAGTTTGAAAGCATTTTATAAACCATTTGCTTTACAAAACAGCCAAAAACGCAATTAAACAGGCTACACAATAGTGACTCGTCGACCATGATTAAAgaaagcaatgctgtgaacagtcaccacccactttggcctaatctgtgtgcaaaaaaaaagtcccctttaaatgacctcaccACTTTTCAGCCAAttaaagctcctcttgtgatgactcacacttattgccagggcagacccgggtttagtatgaatggggtcgacctgggaaattcccgggtctagTGTGAACTGGGCCTCTGaactgggatgctctgtgacacggcaaaaacccggcttgaaaaacccgggaaatTGCAGGGGTGTTATGTGAAAGTtgtataataccccattcatactgcaccaaaatcccgggtcttggtgcagtatgaatggtacaagtcaaaaatcccgggtctaaaaacccgggtcttcaacctgggatttatcgaggggtaattcccgggtcgcctgcactatgaatggtgcaacccgggattttcaacccgggttgcacagaaaacaagctgattggctgtctgcctgtctctggaggatgatgtcactGGGACTTTCCAGGTAAGCTGGTGACCTAATGGGGCCACCCGTGTTGTGATTCAACAACCGCAGCAGT
This genomic interval carries:
- the LOC142151842 gene encoding pseudouridylate synthase 1 homolog; this encodes MRNITLVGTYSRSISQKNVLRSISMTVGFPCQSVVNKEKTFDQGLCKEATSDPKDVSENTHTILKKFAMLMAYCGSGYHGMQLTKSGLPTIEGELISALVQAQCIPETYSSDLQLLQFQRCARTDKGVSALAQVVSLNLFETCTNPMEKINSYLPPEIRVLGIKRVPKRFICNKMCDARTYSYTLPTFALSRYAGSTPDTSFRLPREDFHHIIRLLSFYKGTHNFHNFTKGKLADDKSAHRHIFDIFCSEPFVRHDVEFARILIKGQSFMLHQIRKMVGLIIALAQGVVSADCLPQSVQKDKVKIPIAPALGLVLEFTHFEHHNQRPYYDNSLHQRLTWEEVSPTIDAFREEKIIRVIIGGELRDLSMSYWLNQISTHRL